One Salmo salar chromosome ssa01, Ssal_v3.1, whole genome shotgun sequence DNA window includes the following coding sequences:
- the drg1 gene encoding developmentally-regulated GTP-binding protein 1: MSLLAKIAEIEAEMARTQKNKATSNHLGLLKARLAKMRRELITPKGGSGGGTGEGFDVAKTGDARIGFVGFPSVGKSTLLSNLAGVYSEVAAYEFTTLTTVPGVIRYKGAKIQLLDLPGIIEGAKDGKGRGRQVIAVARTCNLILIVLDVLKPLGHKKLIEHELEGFGIRLNKKPPNIGFKKKDKGGINFTVTCPQSELDGDAVKSILAEYKIHNADITLRSDSTADDLIDVVEGNRVYIPCIYVLNKIDQISIEELDIIYKVPHCVPISAHSRWNFDDLLEKMWDYLHLVRIYTKPKGQLPDYTSPVVLPTEHTAVEDFCLKIHKSLLKELKYALVWGASVKHNPQKVGKDHVMEDEDVIQLVKK; this comes from the exons ATGAGTTTACTCGCCAAAATAGCAGAAATTGAGGCCGAG ATGGCTCGGACTCAGAAGAACAAGGCCACGTCTAACCACTTGGGGTTGCTCAAAGCTCGTCTGGCCAAGATGAGGAGAGAACTTATCACACCAAAGGGAGGCAgtggaggaggcacaggggaAG GTTTTGATGTGGCAAAAACAGGTGATGCCCGTATCGGGTTTGTAGGGTTCCCCTCAGTGGGCAAGTCTACTTTGCTAAGTAACCTGGCAGGGGTGTACTCTGAGGTGGCGGCCTATGAGTTCACCACCCTCACCACAGTACCAGGAGTGATCCGCTACAAGGGTGCCAAAATACAG CTCCTGGATCTCCCAGGTATCATCGAGGGGGCCAAAGATGGCAAGGGTAGAGGACGACAGGTCATCGCAG TGGCTCGAACCTGCAACCTGATCCTCATAGTGTTGGATGTTCTAAAGCCTCTGGGCCACAAGAAGCTGATTGAACACGAGCTGGAGGGCTTTGGAATCCGCCTCAACAAGAAGCCGCCCAACATCGGCTTCAAGAAGAAGGACAAAGGAGGCATCAACTTCACCGTCACA TGTCCACAGAGTGAGCTGGACGGTGACGCAGTGAAGAGCATCCTGGCCGAGTACAAGATCCACAACGCTGACATCACCCTGCGCAGTGACTCCACGGCTGATGACCTCATTGACGTGGTGGAGGGAAACCG AGTGTACATCCCCTGCATTTATGTGCTCAACAAAATTGACCAGATCTCCATTGAAGAGCTGGACATAATCTACAAGGTGCCCCACTGTGTGCCCATCTCTGCCCACTCCCGCTGGAACTTTGATGACCTTCTGGAGAAGATGTGGGACTACCTGCACCTAGTGCGCAT ATACACCAAACCCAAAGGCCAGCTTCCTGACTACACATCTCCAGTTGTtctacctactgaacatactgcagTGGAGGACTTCTGTTTGAAGATTCATAAAAGCCTCCTCAAAGAATTAAAATA TGCTCTGGTGTGGGGTGCTTCAGTGAAACACAACCCCCAGAAGGTGGGAAAAGACCATGTCATGGAGGATGAGGATGTTATCCAGCTGGTGAAAAAGTAA